Below is a window of Impatiens glandulifera chromosome 2, dImpGla2.1, whole genome shotgun sequence DNA.
TACTTTACGTTTGGGCCACATCTTATGGGCCATCCAATTTGAAGGTGAAAAACTCAAATTGGACGGCCCATTTTATATTTGAacataataatcaaatattatggCACCTTATCGCAATATATTGTAATGTTCTCAATCGTGCTATTTGACTGGAAAAAAATTAGAATCAATTTTTCGTCGTCTAAATAAGTAGtaaaaggaaatatatatatatatatatatatatatatatatatatatatatatatatatatatatatatatatatatatatatatatatatatatatatatatatatatatatatatatatatatatatatatataacaaaacagTTCacttttattgtaaaataaataaagacgaAATCTAACTTTTAAAATGCAATTAAATCAACTGCTTGGGTAAGGGCATTTTAGCTACCAAACTGATTGGCTCTAGACTTGAATATTTACTTACCTTGACATTGATCTTCacacaataaaaaatatgaaagaaattaaataatgatgaaatacaATTGATTAATACCAAATATAAAGTAagattaattaaacttattcttttaaagttaaataacaGAAACAAACATTGTAAACACAATAAACATCtatatatcaaatcaaatttaCCTCTACACAACACTAGTGATTGATGCTAATCAATTCATTTAAGAACCTCTATGCAAATtgtattttgagatattttttatgttgtaaTTTTTATGAGCATCTTCTCTAACTAATCATATCAAATGTTACCATTCAAAcccacatttaaaaaaaaaaaaatccatcaaTCAAACCTTAaaccatttaattaatttccctGAAAAATtgatactatataatataaaccCCTTCAAACTTTAAGTGGAATCCGACAATcaaaacatcatttttataaatggtGGAAGGTTAAAAGATACATACTTAAATTTGTCAGTTCAGAACCAGAACCAAGTTGGAGGATTTGCTCCTACCCTTAATTTGTTGAAATCTAATTCTGATAGTTTTTGGCGGAACAAAAAATTTGAATAGTAAGTATAGTACACCTTCTTTATGTGttcgagcttatatcaagacgGGAATACCGAAAACAAAAAATACCAAAGGAAATGTGAGAATTGAGCTCATAAATTTTAAAGTAGtctagattttcttttaaaaagtttGGTTTATTTGATCCAAAAAACAAATACGAGAGAAATAATGAGTAAATGCTTCTCAATTCTTGCATCCTTTAATCAATCATTCCAAGCCTTCGAGAAATACTCAAAGTAATAATAGTATTGATAAGATGCTCAACAATAAAACTCATTTATCACCATGACAGGATGATAATGAATCAACAAATGAgcctcaattttttaaatatcccAATTTCTTCTCTTCGgcatatattaattttacaatCATGGATAATACTTCATTGAAAAATGTCATTTTGTATAGAATTCAAGAATTCCAAACTCTTACAAGGAAATAACAAAAACCATCCTTATCATGCATCATAAGGGAAAACATGATATAGGTTGTTGTTTCATGAACAACTTCTCTTGAACCAAACATTGATCATAAATCCTAAGTTCTAAACAATCCtttcaaatatgtttttgaccAACTTGTCATTTTATTACAGCTGCTTGAACTTACTTGAGAAATTATTTAGTTGGAACATTCCTGAAAGGAAACTTCCCATGATTTAAGATTATGACTGTCTCATACCCATGCATAggatttgaagaaaataattaatatccaTTTTAAACAAATGTCATCAAACCACTGAATTgttaaggaagaagaaagaaaaaaaagaagcttagattaaaaaataacgTCGCCTGAGAGATTCGAACTCTCGCGGGGAAACCCCATGTACTTAGCAGGCACACGCCTTAACCACTCGGCCAAAGCGActtttgtttaaacttttaagttgtaataagtaattaaatactttaatgatatattttacattaaatagaCTAATTTTAATGTTCTTAATATTTGTTACTTATAAAACatgtcttatttattatttctctatttactattaaatattaatgttatttacaataaaaaatattttcagtacaaagaattatttttaaaaattcatatataaataataattataataaaagataatactTCAATGTTCAGTATGAAAAAGTAAACGCGATTAAATCAAAGAGAATATATTTGGGCCGTTTGAAACTGACGGGTCTATccagaaaataattgttaacaataaaatataattttattgtactCATACATATAGTttgacattaatattttatttaactatatatatatatattattttctatgaTGGTATAGTATACTTAGTTTTTCTATGATCAAAATTTAACATAACCcatattttgtttagtttattttaactatttatttatttaattctcaaaaatataaaaattttacataatttttcaaaaaaaaatcactcactattttttttaagcttCGTCCTTTTTCTTGTAATATTGAGAATTAAGgtaatatttaatcttttaaatttgaaccataattttttttcttctttatcatttatatattttaatttagattttttaattatgttatttttaattttgttgttcataaacattattttcttttaggttttaattacatattcttatataattaaattagtgatattaatattttatttattttaaatatgagttatataacatagataataaattaatgatactttaaaaaaacggttaaaaacaaaatcccactttatataatttgaaaaattaaaaattccaaaaaatttagaaatttcAATTTCACCCCAATATATCTAAGAGTACaatattaatctaaatatttaatttaatcagtCCAATTAatgatgacaatttgaaacagCCCCGCAAAAATCAAATTGTCCCGTTTGGAACAATTTTTCCCTGAAATCGAACGGGGATAGAGCGGGGATAGTATTTGTGTTCCCCGCCCCGACCCTCCCCGATTTCACTTCGATTCTGCCCTGaacaacataaatataatttaatatattaaatcactaatatatttttaatatgagtaatgatattaTATAACACCCTTATACACCATATTCGTATAGCACCTACCTCAtttgtaaaaaaagaaaaaatatatcttaaaaaaaatacaagaggAAAAAATATTTTCCCTTTCTTTCCAAATGAAGTAAGTGCTATGTTGTATAAGGGTGTATATATCATTacacttttaatatatttatttatttactatattttataagattaataaggttattttttataataatataaaattttaatatattacaatgtatattatatttaaaaattcgtttatataatttttatttttatttaaaaaaaattattaacggtatTATGCAGGATTCttcagaaaaaaaatcaaataaggcaagaataatattaaaaaaatttccaaaattgaAACGGGACAATGGTTAAATTCATTCTAGCCCCCAACTAACTCATTGCCAACCATAAGTCCAATATTATCCCCAATCTACAAATTTCTTTTCTTCAAAATAAGTTGGCATAACTGTATTTGAAATCCATAccatgataaataataataataaagcattaaaattattatttttaatacataaatatatcattAGAATATTCAATATGCAATTTTATATACTCCAACAAACTATCAACATTCAACATCATCCAAATGAGAATCATCAAATAAATCTGCAAATTTCTCAAAAACAACAACAATCTGATTCAAGAAGATAGGATTAAAGAGATCTAAGTTTTTCAATTCTTCAATCAAGCACAAGCACAAGGATTCTcaacaacatcaacatcaaccgcatCTTCATCACCATTCCTAAACAGTAAATATCCAACAGCAAGACCAAATACAATAGCTATAAACACACCTCCATTGAACGACATAACCGCTAGCATCATAAAGTAACCTAGGGCAGAATTGATTCCAAATAGAACAGATCCTCCTACCTTAACAACGCTCCATCTTCCTCCTCGTCGGAATAGGAGGAGAGGAGAATCGATCGATGCTCCGGGAGATGGAGATGAATTTATTACTGTTTTAGAACTGTTAAGAGATTGTAATTTGAATCGGAGACGACGATCTTCGAGGTATTGGTAGAAAGTTGAGAAGAGGAAACAAACAAGGAGCGTGAGGATGTAACTGATCAATGAATCAGTTTTCCAGAAATCAAACAATAGAGTTACCGTTGTTCCCCAATAGAAAGTCATGTGCATCATCTTTGCTGCTTGAATTGAAGCTCGCCGTCGCCGTTGCCGTCGCCGGTCGTCGCCGATGATGTAGAGAGAGAATGAAGGATCTTCAGCCAATCCAGCACTCGGATCGGATTTCTTTGTAGTTTGTACTACTGTTTGCAGGATAAGTAATTGCCCTTATTTGAATCTTATAATTACAGCGTTGCCACTTTCGGTTATTATTCATTGGGAACAATTATTAGtctactttttaatttattttatttatattttaataaatagttaaaattattatttataatgtctacaaattaaattcttaaatatacAATTGGTTAGATTTTAAGTTGGATTACAAACAATTTaaagtttgtttgtttgttatgaaaatataattatgtatgaattatatattaaatcaaacaaatatgttGAAAAGACTGATacacaatttcattaaaaagaactTCAATTTGATTAACTATTGTTGAattggtttttattaaaaaaaaataattctcattCCCATatactcttttattaattaaattaataaattcattaataaaaatattaaaataattttatttaaaaaagtaaattttataaaaaaaaaactcacatcatctttttaaatgaaataaaatttaattcaataaatctTTAGGAGGAGCTTTAAACCTCTATtagagcttgattgatgttgagttattttagattaatattaaattttcttttgataaaaaaaattgtttgataaaaaaagaagataagttatttaaacttttatttgattgaattattatatttttatatttaaaatttaaattaagtgtattttgatatttaaagtgacaaatataataattaataattaaaagtaaaaattatgatagaatagtttttattttaaaaaaaactaattatttttaaatgggattttctcatatatatttgttagttGGGGTGGAACTCTATTTAAAAATGTGCAATGTTTTTATTAGTTCTTAAACTACAAATTAAGATATGCTATAAAAGGTGACTTTACAATTATTCGTCATTAAATATGGGTGTTTCATTATTACCTCAGCCAAGTCCTAGAAAAGGCAACAAATAAGTTGTCTAAggcctcaaattattttttataaaacaatattttaagaAGGTTTTAACTTaacactttttaaaaattattatatcatttaatcaactaaactaaattatttatattaaatataatataaaattttaattttaaaatataatataaaaatataagtttggACATCCCAAATTTTTTTCAATGTTTGGGAAGGCCCTATATGACCTTGACATGaatccaaaaatataaattttaaagcaattaaataattgataggTTTGAAAGTgatgcaaatatatatatatatatatatatatatatatatatatatatatatatatatatatactattaatcaaaaagattaatttgaaaaaaaaaatatgttagagAACTacttataatatatgtatatacataGAGATTTGtggaaaatattgaaaataatatttcttgaGGGGTTTTATTACGTAATAGCATTAAGTTTCAGGGGttctatattaattatgttgTACTATTATTACTATGAAGAACAGTGTAGTACAAAAAGGTAATATTCCTAAAAGggtaaaatagtaatttaatcAGTCCATGTACTACACGGCAGGGCGGCGAAGAAGCTTCCTTACTGAtgcttttgtttttattttcaattaagaaTACATTATAATTTCCAAAACAAACTAATAATCTTTTTTGAactatttctaatttttatatctttCTTAGGAAATATTTGTGAATTTTGGGGCTAATATTAGATGGTTTTTTGTTTATCAcgtttcatatttaatatagaaatatgttttaaataatgattCAAATTactttttagataatataatgattaataaatataataaatgaataaaatgtttaacaaaaataaccttatcaatttttatttttatttataataataaataatgaaattttctattaattttgttaagttGAAATTTATCTTGAATTAGATATCTGTAATACAATAAGTGGATATTTTGATTATACAAATATCTCTTTATTCGAAGAATATGATAACGAGGGACGGATTCATGAATTTGAGTTCggttaaacttaaaaaaaaaaagaataaaatgagTTGTTAAACATATGTTTGACCACATTTTCTATTAATTAGAgaagtaataataaattaaattgaaaaaaatatgaaattaaatgttactgtcacatttttatcgtcaaattttataaaaaaaaattgttcaaagTGGTTTAGATTGCCCTGATTGTATAGATACATTCTCTTgttattaaatattcttaaagaatgtatcaaaataacatataaaaattgGAAGTAAACaagaaattttaacatttaatttttttccagAAATAAACTATATTGTTTAACAACAAAACAAGCTGTTACAATTCTTAActattatatgaaaatatataccAAGGTTTAGAATCTGGAATAAAATTTTCACTTTCACCCGACATGTATCCGTATCCATCACCTTGTAATTCCATGTCCTCTTAAGTTATATATCGTTTTATTTAGTTCCATCACCTTGTATTTGACTGTTTCTTGCCATCTTCTAGAAATGCATCTGTCTTCATTTTGCATTTACGGAATTGAAGTTGAGAATAAAGCGAAATAATCACCACActtgtaataataaattattcccTACTTGATTAGATTTTTAGAAAcgagaaacaacaaacataaaaggaaatataaatgaaataagaacaccaagaatttaacgtggaaaaacctcctcaaatcaagGACTAAAAACCATGAGACTATTgttccaaattttttttttactataatcaaatgttaaacaggaaacaaatgaagataagagcTAAACAAAGAAGATATCTCATTATCTCTCTACAAATGTATGCTAGATGACTTTCAGATGTAATTTGATAAGACCATTTTCTCTACCTTTTATAGCAGAATGAAGACAACTCAAGAGTCTTTTTTTCAATAAGACAATCATATGCCCCTATTTAAAACAAAGCGAGACTCTCAAGCTTCTAAACTTCTAGATTTATGGACTTCTAAACTTCTGGGGCTTCCTAAACAGACTGAGCTTTTTATTAcatagttgggagcccaaaCAAATAACCCAACAATTGAGAGGCGCAACAAAGACAATTTAGATTAGTGATGGTTAATATTTTCTCAATCACCAAAATTTTATTCATGACTTTCAATCGTctaaattgaatcaaaatagAGATTGGAAGATTATACGAATTTGCATTGACTATTGCTAAAACACTAAAACATAAATCTTACATGTCACAAGTTAAAAGAAacttaaaataaagaataaaaaaatcaaatcaatgaATAATACTCCTTAAAATATATACTTGTTTACATGGTCTAAAGATAGGcaattaaaactatatttttttctagCGATTGTGAAACCTTATATGAAGAAACCATAGGTCGCAGTTGCAAGAAAATCGTGCATCGTTCGTTATCGTTCGAACTATGCGAACTATGCCATATGTGTGATACATGCGTCTTATGCGCTGCGAcgcccccccccccccccccccccccccccccacaACGCCCCCCACAACGCCGACAGTATAGTGTGGTCATAATCGTTGCGGAAGAAACCCTAAGTCGCAGTCACAAAAAGTTACACATCGTTCGTTGTCGTTTAAACCATGCGAACTGTGTGATCCGGTCGTATACGGTTCTTCGTTGTCGTTTAAACCATGCGAATTGTGTGATCCGGTCGTATTAACACTTACTACGGTTCTGTTGAAATTTTACTCAAGAATTTCATATTTGTCGATATTGGAAATTTGTTAAAAGCTTCACTAACACGAATACGTTTGTGTTTTCTAGTTTTGATAATCTTAGCACTCATATAACTTCTACAATATGAACAATTTCCCTCATTATCTAATGGTTGTACAAGCCCGACTAACCCTCTAAATCGGGCAATGAGGAATCCAGCACTTTCCCTCCTAATCCCCCTAAAGACAATTTGAATTCAACTCACCAACTCAAGGAATAGAGGGGAGAACACACAACCCccttaataataatgaaaagcTGACTCAAAAAGGTATGGATGGAGATCCTATCATTGTGAACGAAAACATTAGTGAAGGAAATACTGAAAATACATCGGGTATGTATACTTACATTCTTAATAAATCTGCTAAAATGAATGCAAACGGACATAGGAATGATAGTGGAATACATTCTGATAGCCTAGGAAATAATGATAGATCGATTAGGAAATGTAGATAGCCTAAGAAATGTTGATAGCCTATGAAATCAAACTTTAAATCAAACTTTAAATAATGAATGTACTATTAAGGAAAACAATAAACATGTTTCCTTTGATGGAAAAAAACTCGGACTCCaatgggaatcaaattcaactagAAACTGTCGAAAATACTTATTCATCTAACAACAacggtaaaaaaaaattctaagaaaCCTAAGGGAAAGAGTTTGTCTCAGAAACAAAGAAATAAAAGGTTAATGggaatgagaaaaaaatgagaaaaataatatagtaaAGGAGACAAAACATAATGATAAATGTCATGTAAGTTTCAACGAAATGGCGAACCTAAAAGGCTTGAGGAACTAGATTTATAAACTTTTGATCCTAACTAAGAAATGTTGGATAGTCCTCAACAAGGAGAAGAGTTAGCAATATACTATTCAACTCAACATCCtttatcttcaagattggaacCTTCTCTAGAAAAAAGAGTATGATTAAATTATTGGCTGGTCCGTAGAGACTATGAGAGAGTTATCAAAATGCGCCAAAACCAATGTATACACAATAAAGAGCAATACAAACTAGAAGGTGGACCAAGTATGGAAGAAAGGCAAGTAACGTGAACAAACTGCACAAAAACAGAATGTTGAACATAATTAGAATGTGGGGCAGAAACATAATTTTGGACATAAACATAATATGGGTCAAAAATAGAATGATGGGCAAGGACAAAATGTAGAGCAAAAAAATGTGAATCAATTTCGGGAGAAGAGTCATATATTTTTGGAACTTTAAAACCAAAGGTAGAAACTCTTGGTTCTCCTTTCGAGTTCAAACTACCATAGAAAGTGGATGAACAATGTCTAAAATCATGAGAAAATGTAGTCGGAAACTAAtttggaaaaaattaaaatgagagaATGTTTGTACTCCCAAAGAAGAAAGAGGTCTGGGAATACATCATTTTTTTCATGAGTTTACACATTGTTCCTCCACTTCCTAGGGTATTTTGAACTTGAAAGGAAAACCAAGTATTTCTACATTTGGTTTGAAAGTTCCAAGAAATATATGACCCCTGTCCCGAACTGAATTAACAATTTTTTGCTCATCATTTTGTTTCTACCCAAAATTCTGTTTCAACCCCGCATTCGGTTTCTGTTCAACATTCTATTTTGATGCAGCTTGTTCATATTTCTTGACTTTCTTCTATACATGGTCCACCTTCCAATTTATATTGCTCTTTATTATGTAGACCTTGATTTTGACGCATTTCGATGACTCTCTCAAAGTCTCTACGGACCAACCAACAATTTTATAATACTCTTCTTTATGGAGGAGGTTCCAATTTTGCAGATTATGGATGTTAAGTTAGATATTATATTGTTCAATTCAGATCTTCTACTACCGATTGctgtgttcccctgtggcggaccaatcagattgcagcattattattttaataataaatcaatctggggaggagacggagggagggagaattcggaatccgggtttcggcccgggttcacaccagacgccgttaacggcagcgcctgttaacggcatcaattaatataataatcatatagcacccagataagatatcttcgctcatggCACCGTGttagagggaagggtgagatgcgatgggagcaaagatctacacgcccgttgccctaaccctcatgtaaaccccccatacccacccttgagaagaccgcttgcctttcatgtaaatacacttacccgtctatgtaaagaccaaaattacatgtattttatatttccgtttattaaatattaatttaattattgaaaatcgaatgcagcgatataatattcgcttcaagtaattcattcattttttttctaggaattttatttaattttttatttcattttttcggcttggagaccctcaggagcgaagatatatttgcttcaattaattttaataataacctCATGTAAACTCCCAAACCCACCCaagagaagaccgcctgcctccCATATGaatacacttacccgtgcatGTAAAGACccaaatgacatggattttatatttccgtttattaaatattaaattaatttattaaaaatcacatgcagcacccgaacaaatcttcgcctcaattacttggctattttatttttattaattttatatttccgtttattaataaatgtaaattcaatgaatttaaaatgacatgtagtaaacgaccaaatattctctttaattttgtttttcgaggagacgattgaaagcgaagatttcttcttttcaattatttttagcctgacgttcatgtaaaacccactcccctccca
It encodes the following:
- the LOC124926467 gene encoding copper transporter 5-like, with amino-acid sequence MMHMTFYWGTTVTLLFDFWKTDSLISYILTLLVCFLFSTFYQYLEDRRLRFKLQSLNSSKTVINSSPSPGASIDSPLLLFRRGGRWSVVKVGGSVLFGINSALGYFMMLAVMSFNGGVFIAIVFGLAVGYLLFRNGDEDAVDVDVVENPCACA